From bacterium, one genomic window encodes:
- a CDS encoding phospholipid carrier-dependent glycosyltransferase, translating into MRLGGGHWLSLFGLTGLAAVLRFARLGTWSLWIDEANTLWLTQYLSGKRPTDAYPLFFWLERQMVDAFGTSEFALRLLPALLGIASVPLLYLLFRRAAGERAAFWAALLMALSPWHVFWSQNARYYTLLLVIALFLYRLAWDWWERGGRLRLYGVIGLGGPGLLTQYSLALAWPALAVYPLFARWASGGRDPRFAWRRVALFAGALALPVLAALGRLVSFGERFADLPRHYGDSPFVLLAGLGYHLGLPLAVAMLLGVWSLRGQRDRERRRFTLFLTVGGLGPVLVAAASTAKIIATNYYVFFALPFFVLLAGLALTESRERRHLNLLAALLLAAVSLQRLALYYTVQHGDRIRWRQAVAYIQRERLPGDRIISSGSEAVSYYLGEEPARLNETDRQTMIQWELKPEWRQPTGRTWYLVNDELIAQLDRDGAFRRFLSEECDARKELPAWNGPKNRTARVYLWAPQAPGGNP; encoded by the coding sequence TTGAGGCTCGGCGGCGGCCACTGGCTGAGCCTGTTCGGGCTTACGGGTCTCGCCGCGGTCCTGCGCTTCGCCAGACTCGGCACCTGGAGCCTCTGGATCGACGAGGCCAACACCCTCTGGCTCACGCAGTACCTGAGCGGCAAGCGCCCGACGGACGCCTACCCGCTCTTCTTCTGGCTCGAGCGGCAGATGGTGGACGCCTTCGGCACGAGCGAGTTCGCGCTGCGCCTGCTGCCCGCCTTGCTCGGCATCGCGAGCGTGCCCCTGCTGTACCTGCTCTTCCGCCGAGCGGCCGGCGAGCGCGCCGCCTTCTGGGCAGCGCTCCTGATGGCGCTCAGTCCCTGGCACGTCTTCTGGAGCCAGAACGCGCGCTACTACACGCTGCTCCTCGTGATCGCGCTCTTCCTCTACCGTCTGGCCTGGGACTGGTGGGAGCGTGGCGGGCGCCTGCGTCTCTATGGTGTGATCGGACTGGGCGGCCCCGGCCTGCTGACGCAGTACTCGCTCGCGCTGGCCTGGCCCGCGCTGGCCGTCTACCCCCTGTTCGCGCGCTGGGCGAGCGGTGGACGCGATCCGCGCTTCGCCTGGCGGCGCGTGGCCCTCTTCGCCGGTGCCCTGGCGCTGCCGGTTCTCGCCGCGCTCGGGCGCCTGGTCAGCTTCGGCGAGCGCTTCGCCGACCTCCCCCGCCACTACGGCGACAGCCCCTTCGTGCTGCTCGCGGGACTGGGCTATCACCTCGGCCTGCCGCTCGCGGTCGCCATGCTGCTGGGCGTCTGGTCGCTCCGCGGGCAGCGCGATCGCGAGCGGCGGCGCTTCACGCTCTTTCTCACCGTCGGCGGCCTGGGTCCCGTGCTCGTCGCCGCCGCCTCGACTGCCAAGATCATCGCCACCAACTACTACGTCTTCTTCGCCCTGCCCTTCTTCGTGCTCCTCGCCGGACTCGCGCTGACCGAGAGCCGCGAGCGCCGGCACCTCAACCTGCTGGCGGCGCTGCTGCTGGCGGCCGTCTCGCTGCAACGCCTCGCGCTCTACTACACCGTGCAGCATGGCGATCGCATCCGCTGGCGGCAGGCGGTGGCCTACATTCAGCGCGAGCGGCTGCCAGGCGACCGGATCATCAGCTCGGGCAGCGAGGCGGTCAGCTACTACTTGGGCGAGGAGCCGGCGCGGCTGAACGAGACCGACCGCCAGACGATGATCCAGTGGGAGCTGAAGCCCGAGTGGCGGCAGCCGACGGGGCGCACCTGGTACCTGGTCAACGACGAGCTGATCGCCCAGCTCGACCGCGACGGCGCCTTCCGCCGCTTCCTGAGCGAGGAATGCGATGCGCGCAAGGAGCTGCCGGCCTGGAACGGGCCCAAGAACCGCACGGCCCGCGTCTACCTCTGGGCGCCGCAGGCGCCTGGCGGAAACCCCTAA
- a CDS encoding glycosyltransferase family 2 protein, whose product MPAYNAEPTLERTCADIPPGSVDEIILVDDCSQDGTVELARRLGLTVIEHETNKGYGGNQKTCYRAALDHGAEIVVMIHPDYQYDARLVPHMAGLLGAGHIDVLLGNRIRSRRESLAGGMPLYKYLANRGLTVIENLWLGQNLGDFHSGMRAYRRTVLETIPWERNSDDFVFDSQFLAQVVHFGFRLGDIPVPVRYMEEASSINFSRSLEYGLLTLETLARYAMHHFGWLRSDIFESRDAVPRPARRLPGARGAEREP is encoded by the coding sequence ATGCCGGCCTACAACGCCGAGCCGACGCTCGAGCGGACCTGCGCGGACATCCCACCGGGCAGCGTCGATGAGATCATCCTCGTGGACGACTGCAGTCAGGATGGCACGGTGGAGCTGGCCAGGCGGCTCGGCCTCACCGTGATCGAACACGAGACGAACAAGGGCTACGGCGGCAACCAGAAGACCTGCTATCGCGCCGCGCTCGACCACGGCGCCGAGATCGTCGTGATGATCCACCCCGACTACCAGTACGACGCGCGGCTGGTCCCGCACATGGCGGGTCTCCTCGGCGCCGGGCACATCGACGTGCTGCTCGGCAATCGCATCCGCTCGCGCCGCGAGTCGCTCGCCGGCGGGATGCCTCTCTACAAGTACCTGGCCAACCGCGGCCTGACGGTCATCGAGAACCTCTGGCTGGGCCAGAACCTGGGCGACTTCCACAGCGGCATGCGCGCCTACCGGCGCACGGTGCTCGAGACGATCCCCTGGGAGCGCAACAGCGACGACTTCGTCTTCGACAGCCAGTTCCTCGCCCAGGTCGTGCACTTCGGATTCCGTCTGGGCGACATCCCCGTGCCCGTGCGCTACATGGAGGAGGCGAGCAGCATCAACTTCTCGCGCAGCCTCGAATACGGGCTGCTCACCCTGGAGACCCTCGCCCGCTACGCGATGCACCACTTCGGCTGGTTGCGGAGCGACATCTTCGAGTCGCGGGACGCCGTGCCGCGCCCGGCCCGCCGCCTGCCGGGCGCGCGGGGCGCGGAGCGCGAGCCTTGA
- a CDS encoding flippase-like domain-containing protein — translation MAEAETPVARPAPRHRRLQLLLSLTIAAVAFVYVARHLDLRAVWTGVRAADLRWFLLGFGLFYLSLPLRAWRWQLLLANAGDRVGMGLLTRTVFRAWFVNCALPGRGGDLYSAYLLRAEAGLGLVRTGGTIFISRVLDLLTLIALLAGIFIIGFRDHFAGGVAQIVYAGLVMGSVLLLGLVLLARLRGSLARRLPERHAQYLADFSHGLFGSLGRLPLLLLTTLALWLLEAARLGCVLAAVGAPTTPDRVAFLALAAAIVTTLPLTPGGLGTVEALFAELFPRLGIPAAAGGSAIFLDRFINYWFILLAGLLYFVWTRGRR, via the coding sequence ATGGCCGAGGCCGAGACCCCAGTCGCGCGTCCGGCGCCGCGGCACCGCCGCCTGCAGCTGCTGCTCAGCCTGACCATCGCCGCCGTGGCCTTCGTCTACGTCGCGCGGCACCTGGACCTGCGGGCCGTCTGGACGGGCGTGCGCGCGGCGGACCTGCGCTGGTTCCTGCTCGGCTTCGGGCTCTTCTACCTGAGCCTGCCCCTGCGCGCCTGGCGCTGGCAGCTCCTGCTCGCGAACGCCGGCGATCGCGTGGGGATGGGCCTGCTGACCCGCACGGTGTTCCGGGCCTGGTTCGTCAACTGCGCACTGCCCGGGCGCGGCGGGGACCTCTACAGCGCCTACCTGCTGCGCGCCGAGGCGGGGCTGGGACTCGTGCGGACCGGCGGGACGATCTTCATCTCGCGCGTGCTGGACCTCTTGACCCTGATCGCCCTGCTCGCCGGGATCTTCATCATCGGCTTCCGCGACCATTTTGCGGGCGGCGTGGCGCAGATCGTCTACGCGGGGCTCGTCATGGGCAGCGTGCTGCTCCTGGGGCTCGTCCTGCTCGCGCGCCTGCGCGGCTCGCTGGCGCGGCGCCTGCCGGAGCGCCATGCGCAGTACCTGGCGGACTTCAGCCATGGCCTCTTCGGCTCGCTGGGCAGGCTGCCGCTCTTGCTGCTCACCACGCTCGCGCTCTGGCTGCTCGAGGCGGCCCGCCTGGGCTGCGTCCTGGCCGCCGTGGGGGCGCCCACGACGCCCGACCGGGTCGCCTTCCTCGCGCTGGCGGCGGCGATCGTCACGACGCTGCCGCTGACGCCGGGCGGCCTGGGCACCGTCGAGGCGCTCTTCGCGGAACTCTTTCCCCGACTCGGCATTCCGGCGGCCGCCGGCGGCAGCGCGATATTCCTCGATCGCTTCATCAACTACTGGTTCATCCTCCTGGCCGGCTTGCTGTACTTTGTCTGGACGCGCGGTCGGCGCTGA